One genomic window of Phycisphaerae bacterium RAS1 includes the following:
- a CDS encoding putative multidrug export ATP-binding/permease protein, whose protein sequence is METPLPAELEPRQATLADRRRMTPVSRQAARTAFWRMLALTWPHRKPMTWGVVLGLGVALTYATSLGGLLPVLKVIVEKQNLNAWLLERAAHAEQRQAFGAAALKWLAGFFPAGDSAAATMNTLLVLMGVLLAINLVGNVLRCISQYLVLYASHRSMMDLRRQMYRKALRVPMSAVSGDLSATVSQFMSEQREIFMGVTTLFGKVAREPLKAVCVLGVALAMDARLTLIALAIVPPAVGLLWYFGRKVRKATVRLLQGYGLMLGALEETLQGIAVVKGYAREGHERKRMWALERRMLSQQLKLSWIEAISSPLIEVVGVLAAAAGVIWLAQRTFGGEMSTSQFGTMVVLLAAMLDPIRKVANVYNMVQRSGAAATRVFAFLDQPEEHSPPSAAGLPTAAPRPREVRFERVGFRYRPDAPPALQDVSLSVRPGECVAVVGPNGSGKSTLLRILPHLLAPQEGRILIDGIDTRDLSLKALREQIAIVDQRPVIFARSVAENIAYGKTDASLDEIRDAARRAYAADFIEQLPQQYQTIVGEFGATLSGGQRQRLSIARVFLKPASILVFDEATSEIDAESERKIHAALDELRRGKTTFLIAHRHTVMEMAERIAVMDAGRLIDFGTREELLSRCPLFVALYRSPGA, encoded by the coding sequence ATGGAAACGCCGCTTCCCGCAGAGCTTGAGCCGCGCCAGGCCACGCTCGCCGACCGTCGTCGCATGACGCCCGTGAGCCGGCAGGCGGCTCGAACGGCGTTCTGGCGGATGCTGGCGCTGACCTGGCCGCATCGCAAGCCGATGACCTGGGGCGTCGTGCTGGGGCTGGGCGTCGCGCTCACCTACGCCACGAGCCTGGGCGGACTGCTGCCGGTCCTGAAGGTCATCGTCGAGAAGCAGAATCTGAACGCCTGGCTGCTCGAGCGCGCGGCGCACGCGGAGCAGCGGCAGGCATTCGGGGCCGCTGCGCTGAAGTGGCTGGCCGGCTTCTTCCCGGCGGGCGATTCGGCCGCCGCGACCATGAACACGCTGCTCGTGCTCATGGGCGTGCTCCTGGCGATCAACCTCGTCGGCAACGTGCTGCGCTGTATCTCGCAGTACCTCGTGCTCTACGCCTCGCACCGCTCGATGATGGACCTGCGGCGGCAGATGTACCGCAAAGCGCTGCGCGTGCCCATGTCCGCCGTCAGCGGCGACCTGAGCGCCACCGTCAGCCAGTTCATGTCGGAGCAGCGCGAAATCTTCATGGGCGTTACCACGCTCTTCGGCAAGGTCGCACGCGAGCCGCTCAAGGCCGTCTGTGTGCTCGGTGTGGCGCTGGCGATGGACGCACGGCTGACGCTCATCGCGCTGGCGATCGTTCCGCCCGCCGTCGGCCTGCTGTGGTACTTCGGCCGCAAGGTCCGCAAGGCGACGGTGCGCCTGCTGCAGGGATACGGGCTGATGCTCGGTGCACTGGAAGAAACGCTGCAGGGCATCGCCGTCGTGAAGGGCTACGCCCGCGAAGGACACGAACGCAAACGCATGTGGGCCCTCGAACGCCGCATGCTCAGCCAGCAGCTCAAGCTCTCCTGGATCGAGGCGATTTCTTCGCCGCTGATCGAAGTCGTGGGCGTGCTGGCGGCGGCCGCGGGCGTCATCTGGCTGGCGCAGCGCACGTTTGGCGGAGAAATGAGCACCAGCCAGTTCGGCACGATGGTGGTGCTGCTGGCGGCCATGCTCGATCCGATCCGCAAGGTGGCCAACGTCTACAACATGGTGCAGCGCAGCGGCGCGGCCGCGACGCGCGTCTTCGCGTTTCTGGATCAGCCGGAGGAGCACTCCCCGCCGTCCGCGGCCGGGCTTCCGACGGCGGCGCCGCGGCCGCGCGAGGTGCGCTTTGAGCGCGTAGGCTTCCGCTACCGCCCCGACGCGCCGCCCGCCCTGCAGGATGTCTCGCTCAGCGTGCGCCCCGGCGAGTGCGTCGCCGTCGTCGGCCCGAACGGCAGCGGAAAATCGACGCTGCTTCGAATTCTGCCGCATCTGCTGGCCCCGCAGGAGGGGCGCATTTTGATCGACGGCATCGACACGCGCGACCTGAGCCTCAAGGCGCTGCGCGAGCAGATCGCGATCGTCGATCAGCGCCCCGTCATCTTCGCCCGCTCGGTCGCCGAGAACATCGCCTATGGCAAGACGGACGCGTCGCTCGACGAAATCCGCGACGCCGCCCGCCGCGCCTACGCGGCCGATTTCATTGAGCAGCTCCCGCAGCAGTACCAGACGATCGTGGGCGAGTTCGGCGCGACGCTTTCCGGCGGCCAGCGGCAGCGGCTGTCGATCGCGCGCGTCTTCCTGAAGCCCGCCAGCATCCTGGTCTTCGACGAGGCCACCAGCGAAATCGACGCGGAAAGCGAGCGAAAAATCCACGCCGCGCTCGACGAGCTTCGCCGCGGCAAGACGACGTTTCTGATCGCGCATCGCCACACGGTGATGGAGATGGCCGAGCGGATCGCGGTGATGGACGCCGGCCGGCTGATCGACTTCGGCACGCGCGAGGAGCTGCTCTCGCGCTGCCCGCTGTTTGTCGCGCTGTATCGCTCGCCAGGGGCGTAG